TATAGTAGCTTTGCATTTGATCGTATTCTTCATCACTAGCCCCGCCGAATAATTCATCTTCAGAGACAAGTTCCTCGAAAGGAGAAATCTGAGCTTTTAAGGCCGTAACTGCTGAAGCTTGTTGAACACCTACAGAAGTTAATGAAAAAGAACCTTCTTCTTGATCTTTTTGTTCATTGACAGTAATCAATTCTTTTAAATCAATTGTCGAACCTGGTTTTTCAATATAATAAGGCAAAGGTAAAAAGACACTCGCGCAAACGGCGAGTGCAATAATAAAAAGGACAAAAAGTTTTTTAAACGAGTTATGTTTCATCCTGATCACGCTTTTTCTTTATAGCTTCAAAGACGTTATCGGGAAGATATTTTTTTACATCTCCATGAAATAATAGCGTTTCTTTTAATAAGCTAGAACTTATATGACTATACTGTGTTTCAGCCATTAAAAAGACTGTTTCAATTTCAGGATCAAGATGTTGGTTCATTGTCACAATTTCTTTTTCATACTCATAATCATTAAAATTACGGATACCTCGTAATAAAAATTTCGCTCC
This region of Tetragenococcus osmophilus genomic DNA includes:
- the coaD gene encoding pantetheine-phosphate adenylyltransferase yields the protein MKKIALFPGSFDPLTMGHLSTIERGSQIFDEVIVGIFVNTNKKSLLSTEEKVQLTQEAVAHLPNVKVTSQQTELTVQAARRLGAKFLLRGIRNFNDYEYEKEIVTMNQHLDPEIETVFLMAETQYSHISSSLLKETLLFHGDVKKYLPDNVFEAIKKKRDQDET